In Methylobacterium aquaticum, the following are encoded in one genomic region:
- a CDS encoding DUF2147 domain-containing protein has translation MRSILIPTFAAASLLSAGVTAASAAGDPSGTWLTEDGRAKIKIEKCGPGAAHACGKVVWLKTPLNDQGQPRTDIKNPDPKKRSRPVIGLTLMDGLKPEEGAFKGQIYNAEEGKVYDVSISRESASELAISGCMLKILCGSQTWTKAPDEFAQVTPVSAHAAPAPAKAKPAAAKPAAN, from the coding sequence ATGCGTTCGATCCTGATCCCGACCTTCGCCGCCGCCTCCCTGCTCTCGGCCGGCGTCACCGCCGCTTCGGCGGCCGGCGATCCCTCCGGGACCTGGCTCACCGAGGACGGCCGGGCCAAGATCAAGATCGAGAAATGCGGCCCCGGCGCCGCCCATGCCTGCGGCAAGGTGGTGTGGCTGAAGACGCCGCTGAACGACCAGGGCCAGCCGCGCACCGACATCAAGAATCCCGACCCGAAGAAGCGCAGCCGCCCGGTGATCGGCCTCACCCTGATGGACGGGCTGAAGCCCGAGGAGGGTGCTTTCAAGGGGCAGATCTACAATGCCGAGGAGGGCAAGGTCTACGACGTCTCGATCAGCCGCGAGAGCGCCAGCGAACTCGCGATCTCGGGCTGCATGCTGAAGATCCTGTGCGGCTCGCAGACCTGGACCAAGGCCCCGGACGAGTTCGCGCAGGTCACGCCGGTCTCGGCCCATGCCGCACCGGCGCCCGCGAAGGCGAAGCCTGCCGCGGCCAAGCCCGCTGCGAACTGA
- a CDS encoding sensor histidine kinase — translation MRVGHKIFLVGGLPIAIAALIALAGWLLLAQAEKARDGAVLAGAIYRTLTLSTTVRDEFLAARPAERTDHAERFARLTAESAGSLDELRRFARTPDQAARIEAARAALKDSIEQMQALVRITRENDGLIAEMAARADALVSLADQARDRQRAANTDLVVSLTGKARTLRQVRDVVGAVNELRALVAESEIEALKVRGPGAVPGPSPSVGPPSSMVQVRNAARDLAAALKGDGREREAEELLILAAAYEAWRGSEEPHPFAAGGTVADRAPLPSPVNVLDEWCERVLKIDGSAQRALHEEVTQLLSYAVQANETEQATQNIALETLKLGQRTAEALRRRDVPAAAAMLEDGRTLSETAAALPISPLIQGEMIEAIDGWRERLGTTVEGLRRQNEGIAAMDGLAAVIGETARSLNEVFIDDADRLGTFLLRLLLVGAGAGLVIGSTVGLAAAASITAPLRHLQRSMLALAADPTRRDVGAAVGRRRDELGDMARATAMFVDEIGRRERALRRAKEEADRTLAELRQTQSDLIQAEKLASLGQLVAGVAHEINTPLGIALTTATLLRDEARDFGEVAKTGQLSRSRLSHFVGRMQEGSHLLTANLGRAADLVHSFKQVAVDRVSDEHRRFALRDWLGELLRSLGPLLRRGGHRLDLEAGDEIEVDTHPGALAQVITNLVKNAVVHAFADGVPGRIVVAVFHEAGWVRLEVRDDGRGIAAADRERIFDPFFTTARHRGSSGLGMHIVYNLVTGQLQGRIAVESREGGGTLVRVEFPARLAPAAPVRAVAESRVAAQ, via the coding sequence ATGCGGGTCGGCCACAAGATCTTCCTGGTCGGCGGTCTGCCGATCGCCATCGCGGCGCTGATCGCGCTCGCGGGCTGGCTCCTGCTCGCCCAGGCCGAGAAGGCTCGCGACGGTGCGGTGCTGGCCGGCGCGATCTACCGGACCCTGACCCTGTCGACGACGGTGCGCGACGAGTTCCTGGCCGCCCGGCCAGCCGAGCGCACCGACCATGCCGAGCGCTTCGCCCGCCTGACGGCGGAATCCGCCGGCTCCCTCGACGAGCTGCGCCGCTTCGCCCGCACCCCGGACCAGGCGGCCCGCATCGAGGCCGCCCGCGCGGCGCTCAAGGATTCGATCGAGCAGATGCAGGCCCTGGTGCGGATCACCCGGGAGAATGACGGGCTGATCGCCGAGATGGCCGCCCGGGCCGACGCCCTGGTGAGCCTCGCCGACCAGGCCCGCGACCGCCAGCGCGCCGCCAACACCGACCTCGTCGTCTCCCTCACCGGCAAGGCCCGGACCCTGCGCCAGGTCCGCGACGTGGTCGGCGCCGTCAACGAGCTGCGCGCCCTGGTGGCGGAATCGGAGATCGAGGCCCTGAAGGTGCGGGGCCCCGGCGCCGTGCCGGGCCCCTCTCCGTCCGTCGGCCCGCCTTCGTCGATGGTCCAGGTCCGCAACGCCGCCCGCGACCTCGCCGCGGCGCTGAAGGGCGACGGGCGCGAGCGCGAGGCCGAGGAACTCCTGATTCTCGCCGCCGCCTACGAGGCCTGGCGCGGATCCGAGGAGCCCCATCCCTTCGCGGCGGGCGGCACGGTCGCGGACCGCGCACCGCTGCCGTCCCCGGTCAACGTCCTCGACGAGTGGTGCGAGCGGGTCCTCAAGATCGATGGCTCGGCCCAGCGCGCCCTGCACGAGGAGGTCACGCAGCTCCTCTCCTACGCGGTCCAGGCCAACGAGACCGAGCAGGCGACCCAGAACATCGCGCTCGAGACCCTCAAGCTCGGCCAGCGCACCGCCGAGGCCCTGCGCCGGCGCGACGTCCCGGCGGCGGCCGCGATGCTGGAGGACGGCAGGACCCTGTCCGAGACCGCCGCGGCTCTGCCGATCTCGCCGCTGATCCAGGGCGAGATGATCGAGGCCATCGACGGCTGGCGCGAGCGCCTGGGCACCACGGTCGAGGGCCTGCGCCGGCAGAACGAGGGCATCGCCGCGATGGACGGCCTCGCCGCGGTGATCGGCGAGACCGCCCGCAGCCTTAACGAGGTCTTCATCGACGATGCCGACCGCCTCGGCACCTTCCTGCTGCGCCTGCTGCTGGTCGGCGCCGGGGCCGGCCTGGTGATCGGCTCGACGGTGGGCCTCGCGGCGGCGGCCTCGATCACCGCACCCCTGCGCCATCTCCAGCGCAGCATGCTGGCGCTCGCCGCCGATCCGACCCGGCGCGACGTCGGGGCCGCGGTCGGGCGCCGCCGCGACGAGCTCGGCGACATGGCCCGGGCCACCGCGATGTTCGTCGACGAGATCGGCCGGCGCGAGCGGGCGCTCCGGCGGGCCAAGGAAGAGGCGGACCGGACGCTGGCCGAACTGCGCCAGACCCAGTCCGACCTGATCCAGGCGGAGAAGCTCGCCTCGCTGGGCCAGCTCGTCGCCGGGGTGGCACACGAGATCAACACGCCGCTGGGCATCGCGCTCACCACCGCGACCCTGTTGCGCGACGAGGCGCGCGATTTCGGCGAGGTCGCGAAGACCGGCCAGCTCTCGCGCTCGCGCCTCTCCCACTTCGTCGGCCGGATGCAGGAGGGCTCGCACCTGCTCACCGCCAATCTCGGCCGGGCGGCGGATCTCGTCCACAGCTTCAAGCAGGTCGCGGTCGACCGGGTCAGCGACGAGCACCGCCGCTTCGCCCTGCGCGACTGGCTGGGCGAGCTGCTGCGCAGCCTCGGGCCGCTGCTGCGCCGGGGCGGGCACCGCCTCGACCTCGAGGCCGGCGACGAGATCGAGGTCGACACCCATCCCGGCGCGCTCGCCCAGGTCATCACCAACCTGGTCAAGAACGCGGTGGTGCATGCCTTCGCCGACGGGGTGCCGGGGCGCATCGTGGTCGCGGTCTTCCACGAGGCCGGATGGGTGCGCCTCGAGGTGCGCGACGACGGGCGCGGCATCGCGGCCGCCGACCGGGAGCGCATCTTCGACCCGTTCTTCACCACCGCCCGCCATCGCGGCAGCTCGGGCCTAGGCATGCACATCGTCTACAACCTGGTCACCGGGCAGCTCCAGGGCCGCATCGCGGTGGAGAGCCGCGAGGGCGGCGGCACCCTGGTGCGGGTCGAGTTCCCGGCCCGGCTCGCGCCGGCCGCACCCGTGCGGGCGGTGGCCGAGAGCCGCGTGGCGGCGCAATGA
- the ndk gene encoding nucleoside-diphosphate kinase — protein sequence MATERTFSILKPDATARNLTGAVNAVIEEAGLRIVAQRRIRMSDAQAKKFYEVHAERPFYGELVEFMTSGPVVVQVLEGENAVAKYREVMGATNPAQAAEGTIRQKFAKSVGENTVHGSDSLENAGIEIKQFFDDKDIVG from the coding sequence ATGGCCACCGAGCGCACCTTCTCCATCCTGAAGCCCGACGCCACCGCCCGCAACCTCACCGGCGCGGTCAACGCCGTGATCGAGGAGGCCGGCCTGCGCATCGTCGCCCAGCGCCGCATCCGCATGTCGGACGCCCAGGCCAAGAAGTTCTACGAGGTCCATGCCGAGCGTCCGTTCTACGGCGAGCTCGTCGAGTTCATGACCTCGGGCCCGGTCGTGGTCCAGGTGCTCGAGGGCGAAAACGCCGTCGCGAAGTACCGTGAGGTGATGGGTGCCACCAACCCGGCCCAGGCCGCCGAGGGCACCATCCGCCAGAAGTTCGCGAAGTCGGTCGGCGAGAACACCGTCCACGGCTCCGACAGCCTCGAGAACGCCGGCATCGAGATCAAGCAGTTCTTCGACGACAAGGACATCGTCGGCTGA
- a CDS encoding ornithine cyclodeaminase gives MPALNIVPFVSVDNMMRLVHAVGIEAMLVRLADAIAEDFSRWDAFQKTPRIAAHSSDGVIELMPTSDGQTYGFKYVNGHPKNAAGGRQTVTAFGVLADVGNGYPVLVTEMTLLTALRTAATSALAARVLARPGSRTMALIGNGAQAEFQALAFRALLGVDRLRLHDIDAAATAKCLRNLSAFGFDLTACTSAEEAVRGADIVTTATADKRNAVILGDNLVGEGMHVNAVGGDCPGKTELAPEVLARAALFVEYEPQTRIEGEIQQLAPDHPVTEVWRVFAGLAPGRTDARQVTVFDSVGFAIEDFSALRTVRDLLAEHPHYDDLDLLADPDDPRDLFGMLMRAAPPRRAA, from the coding sequence ATGCCAGCCCTCAACATCGTCCCCTTCGTCAGCGTCGACAACATGATGCGCCTCGTCCACGCGGTCGGGATCGAGGCGATGCTGGTCCGCCTCGCCGACGCCATCGCGGAGGATTTTTCGCGGTGGGACGCCTTCCAGAAGACGCCCCGGATCGCCGCCCACAGTTCCGATGGCGTCATCGAGCTGATGCCGACCAGCGACGGCCAGACCTACGGCTTCAAGTACGTCAACGGCCATCCGAAGAACGCCGCCGGCGGGCGCCAGACCGTCACCGCCTTCGGCGTTCTGGCCGATGTCGGCAACGGCTATCCGGTGCTCGTCACCGAGATGACCCTGCTGACGGCCCTGCGCACCGCCGCCACCTCGGCGCTCGCCGCGCGCGTCCTCGCACGCCCCGGGTCACGCACCATGGCGCTGATCGGCAACGGCGCCCAGGCCGAGTTCCAGGCCCTGGCCTTCCGGGCGCTCCTCGGGGTCGATCGCCTGCGCCTCCACGACATCGACGCGGCGGCGACCGCCAAATGCCTGCGCAACCTCTCGGCATTCGGCTTCGACCTCACGGCCTGCACCAGCGCCGAGGAGGCGGTCCGCGGCGCCGACATCGTCACCACGGCGACGGCGGACAAGCGCAACGCCGTGATCCTCGGCGACAACCTGGTCGGGGAGGGGATGCACGTCAACGCCGTCGGCGGCGACTGCCCGGGCAAGACCGAGCTGGCGCCGGAGGTGCTGGCCCGCGCCGCCCTGTTCGTCGAATACGAGCCGCAGACCCGCATCGAGGGCGAGATCCAGCAACTGGCGCCGGACCATCCGGTCACCGAAGTGTGGCGGGTCTTCGCCGGGCTGGCGCCCGGGCGGACGGATGCGCGCCAGGTCACGGTGTTCGACTCGGTCGGCTTCGCAATCGAGGATTTTTCGGCCCTGCGCACCGTCCGCGATCTCCTGGCCGAGCACCCTCATTACGACGACCTCGACCTCCTCGCCGATCCGGACGACCCGCGCGACCTGTTCGGCATGCTGATGCGGGCGGCCCCGCCGCGCCGCGCCGCCTGA
- a CDS encoding glutathione S-transferase N-terminal domain-containing protein, which produces MSAVTTTPIDLYYWTTPNGWKASIMLEECGLAYRMVPINIGKGAQTAPDFLAVSPHGKIPVIVDPDGPGGEPITVFESNAILQYLGRKTGLFYPGEERARIAVDIWLFWQAANFGPTLGQTHHFRIYASEKIPYAVERFTAATTKLYATLDAQLGRHAHVAGDDYTIADIAILPWAKMWERQGQDIAAFPNVAAWLERMKARPGVQRGFRLKPDPEEAPGSRG; this is translated from the coding sequence ATGTCGGCCGTGACGACGACGCCGATCGACCTCTATTACTGGACGACGCCGAACGGCTGGAAAGCCTCGATCATGCTCGAGGAATGCGGGCTGGCGTACCGCATGGTGCCGATCAACATCGGCAAGGGCGCGCAAACCGCTCCCGATTTCCTGGCCGTGTCGCCGCACGGCAAGATCCCGGTCATCGTCGATCCGGATGGGCCCGGGGGCGAACCGATCACGGTGTTCGAATCGAACGCCATCCTGCAATATCTCGGCCGCAAGACCGGGCTGTTCTACCCCGGCGAGGAGCGGGCCCGGATCGCGGTCGACATCTGGCTGTTCTGGCAGGCGGCGAATTTCGGGCCGACCCTGGGCCAGACCCACCATTTCCGCATCTACGCCTCGGAGAAGATTCCGTACGCGGTCGAGCGGTTCACAGCCGCGACGACGAAACTCTACGCCACGCTCGACGCCCAGCTCGGGCGCCACGCCCACGTCGCCGGCGACGACTACACCATCGCCGACATCGCGATCCTGCCCTGGGCCAAGATGTGGGAGCGCCAGGGCCAGGACATCGCCGCGTTCCCGAACGTCGCCGCCTGGCTCGAACGGATGAAGGCCCGCCCGGGCGTGCAGCGCGGCTTCCGGCTCAAGCCGGACCCGGAGGAGGCTCCGGGCTCGCGCGGGTGA
- the rocF gene encoding arginase yields the protein MVDGHPERCVLVGAPVQSGTDRLGCDMGPSAYRAAGLAGAIRDLGIPVEDAGTVVPVPFASSAHPNRAIHHLAETAGWTRALTAAAYAHSAEARPIFLGGDHSLSAGTVAGMGLRARDEGRPLFVLWLDAHADLHTLDSTVSGNLHGVPLAYLTGRPGFEGYFPPLHAALDPSRICMIGLRSVDPAERAILRDSGTRVHDMRDIDETGIVAPLRDFLRAVAGADGLLHVSLDVDFLDPGIAPGVGTTVPGGATFREAHLIMELLHDSGLVRSLDLVELNPFLDDRGRTALLMTDLAASLFGRRILDRPTRSF from the coding sequence GTGGTCGACGGACATCCTGAACGATGCGTCCTGGTCGGCGCGCCGGTGCAATCGGGCACCGACCGCCTCGGCTGCGACATGGGGCCGAGCGCCTACCGGGCGGCGGGCCTGGCCGGCGCGATCCGCGACCTCGGCATCCCGGTCGAGGATGCGGGCACCGTCGTGCCCGTGCCCTTCGCGAGCTCCGCCCATCCCAACCGGGCGATCCACCACCTCGCCGAGACGGCGGGCTGGACGCGGGCGCTCACCGCGGCCGCCTACGCGCACAGCGCCGAGGCGCGGCCGATCTTCCTCGGCGGCGACCACAGCCTCTCGGCCGGCACCGTGGCGGGCATGGGATTGCGCGCCAGGGACGAGGGGCGGCCGCTCTTCGTGCTCTGGCTCGACGCCCATGCCGACCTCCACACCCTCGACAGCACGGTGAGCGGCAACCTGCACGGCGTGCCGCTGGCCTACCTCACCGGACGGCCGGGCTTCGAGGGGTATTTCCCGCCCCTCCATGCCGCCCTCGATCCGTCGCGCATCTGCATGATCGGCCTGCGCAGCGTCGATCCGGCGGAGCGCGCGATCCTGCGCGACAGCGGCACGCGGGTGCACGACATGCGCGACATCGACGAGACCGGCATCGTCGCGCCGTTGCGCGACTTCCTGCGCGCCGTGGCGGGCGCCGACGGCCTGCTCCATGTCAGCCTCGACGTCGATTTCCTCGATCCTGGGATCGCGCCGGGCGTCGGCACCACGGTGCCGGGCGGGGCCACCTTCCGGGAGGCCCACCTGATCATGGAGCTGCTGCACGATTCCGGGCTGGTGCGCAGCCTCGACCTCGTCGAGCTGAACCCCTTCCTCGACGATCGCGGCCGCACCGCCCTGCTGATGACGGACCTCGCCGCCAGCCTGTTCGGCCGCCGCATCCTCGACCGGCCGACGCGGAGCTTCTAG
- a CDS encoding Lrp/AsnC family transcriptional regulator has product MDDLDRNLITLLRHDCRRPVSDLAALLKVSRATVRARLDRLERDGEIIGYTVVLRADSQPAAVRAITLIAVEGRRAGDVIDALKGFAEITSVHTTVGAWDIVAELSAGSLPELDDLLRRVRLVPGVTTSETHLLLSTPRSARARL; this is encoded by the coding sequence ATGGATGACCTCGACCGGAACCTGATCACCCTGCTGCGGCACGATTGCCGGCGCCCGGTCTCGGACCTCGCCGCGCTCCTGAAGGTGTCGCGCGCCACCGTGCGGGCGCGGCTCGACCGGCTCGAGCGCGACGGCGAGATCATCGGCTATACGGTGGTCTTGCGGGCCGACAGCCAGCCGGCGGCGGTGCGGGCGATCACCCTGATCGCGGTCGAGGGGCGCAGGGCCGGCGACGTGATCGACGCCCTCAAGGGCTTTGCCGAGATCACCTCGGTCCACACGACGGTCGGTGCCTGGGACATCGTCGCGGAACTGTCCGCCGGCAGCCTGCCGGAACTGGACGACTTGCTGCGGCGGGTGCGCCTGGTGCCCGGCGTGACCACCTCGGAGACGCATCTGCTGCTGTCGACGCCGCGGAGCGCGCGGGCGCGGTTGTAG
- a CDS encoding molybdopterin-dependent oxidoreductase: protein MTAQPRIERTTSTCPHDCPSVCALEVEVIDGATIGRVRGNPRHSYTAGVVCAKVARYAERIHHPDRLTRPLIRTGPKGSGEFAAIGWDEALNRVAEEFRKAEAAHGPQAVWPYYYAGTMGLVMRDGINRLRHAKGYSGQFSTICTTLAWSGYIAGTGRLAGVDPREIAESDCVVIWGTNPVHTQVNLMTHVQAARKNRGAKVVVVDIYDNPTMKQADLALLLRPGTDGALACAVMHVLFRDGLADRDYMARYTDCPEELEAHLEARDPTWAAAITGLSVEEIERFAHLVGRTKNTFFRLGYGFARSRNGAANMHAALCIPAVTGAWQHRGGGAFHSNSGVFGLDKRLIEGLDAARPGTRMLDQSQIGRVLTGDPEALRHGPPVTAMLIQNTNPVSVAPEQDLVKQGFAREDLFVCVHEQFMTETARMADLVLPATMFLEHDDLYTGGGQQHIQLGLKRIEPPELCRSNHEVIVALAERLGAEHPGFSMTPRELIDATLKASRRGSLAEMEGDGFLDIQPAFERAHFLDGFAYPDRRFRFRPDWSKVAVAQDGPRGPAMPPLPDHWEAPLMNATEAHPFRLATSPARNFLNSSFTETPTSLAKERHPTVMIHPEDAAPLGIGEGAWVRLSNALGAVTLRATLFPGLRRGVLIAESIWPNDAYPDGRGINTLTGADAAAPFGGAAFHDNRVAIAALPHECGL from the coding sequence GTGACGGCGCAGCCACGGATCGAGCGGACGACCTCCACCTGCCCGCACGACTGCCCGTCGGTCTGCGCCCTCGAGGTCGAGGTGATCGACGGCGCCACGATCGGCCGGGTGCGCGGCAACCCGCGCCACAGCTACACGGCGGGCGTCGTCTGCGCCAAGGTCGCCCGCTACGCCGAGCGCATCCACCATCCCGACCGGCTGACCCGGCCGCTCATCCGCACCGGGCCCAAAGGTTCGGGCGAGTTCGCCGCCATCGGCTGGGACGAGGCCCTCAACCGGGTCGCGGAGGAATTCCGCAAGGCCGAGGCCGCGCACGGGCCGCAAGCCGTCTGGCCGTATTATTACGCCGGCACGATGGGGCTGGTGATGCGCGACGGCATCAACCGCCTGCGCCACGCCAAGGGCTATTCCGGCCAGTTCTCGACCATCTGCACCACGCTCGCCTGGTCGGGCTACATCGCCGGCACCGGCCGCCTCGCCGGGGTCGATCCGCGCGAGATCGCCGAGAGCGACTGCGTGGTGATCTGGGGCACCAACCCGGTGCATACCCAGGTCAACCTGATGACCCACGTCCAGGCCGCCCGCAAGAATCGCGGTGCCAAGGTCGTCGTCGTCGACATCTACGACAACCCGACCATGAAGCAGGCCGACCTCGCCCTGCTGCTGCGGCCGGGGACCGACGGGGCGCTCGCCTGCGCGGTGATGCACGTGCTGTTTCGCGATGGGCTGGCCGATCGCGACTACATGGCACGCTACACCGATTGCCCGGAGGAGCTGGAAGCGCATCTCGAGGCCCGCGACCCCACCTGGGCCGCCGCGATCACCGGCCTCTCGGTCGAGGAGATCGAGCGTTTCGCCCATCTCGTGGGGAGGACGAAGAACACCTTCTTCCGCCTCGGCTACGGCTTCGCCCGCAGCCGCAACGGTGCCGCCAACATGCACGCGGCGCTCTGCATCCCGGCGGTGACCGGGGCCTGGCAGCATCGCGGCGGCGGCGCCTTCCACTCGAACAGCGGGGTGTTCGGCCTCGACAAGCGGCTGATCGAGGGGCTGGACGCGGCCCGGCCCGGCACCCGGATGCTCGACCAGTCGCAGATCGGCCGGGTCCTCACCGGCGATCCGGAGGCGTTGCGCCACGGCCCGCCGGTGACCGCGATGCTGATCCAGAACACCAACCCGGTGTCGGTCGCCCCCGAGCAGGACCTGGTGAAGCAGGGCTTTGCCCGCGAGGACCTGTTCGTCTGCGTCCACGAGCAGTTCATGACCGAGACCGCCCGCATGGCCGACCTCGTCCTGCCCGCCACGATGTTCCTGGAGCACGACGACCTCTATACCGGCGGCGGCCAGCAGCACATCCAGCTCGGCCTCAAGCGCATCGAGCCGCCCGAGCTGTGCCGCTCGAATCACGAGGTGATCGTCGCTCTGGCCGAGCGGCTGGGCGCCGAGCATCCGGGGTTCTCGATGACCCCGCGCGAGCTGATCGACGCGACGCTCAAGGCCTCGCGCCGCGGCAGCCTGGCGGAGATGGAGGGCGACGGCTTCCTCGACATCCAGCCCGCCTTCGAGCGCGCCCACTTCCTCGACGGCTTCGCCTATCCCGACCGGCGCTTCCGCTTCCGGCCCGACTGGAGCAAGGTGGCGGTGGCGCAGGACGGGCCGCGCGGACCGGCGATGCCGCCGCTGCCCGATCATTGGGAAGCGCCGCTGATGAACGCGACGGAGGCGCATCCCTTCCGCCTCGCCACCAGCCCGGCGCGCAACTTCCTCAATTCGAGCTTCACCGAGACCCCGACCTCGCTCGCCAAGGAACGCCATCCGACGGTGATGATCCACCCGGAGGATGCCGCCCCGCTCGGGATCGGCGAGGGGGCGTGGGTGCGCTTGTCGAACGCCCTCGGTGCCGTCACCTTGCGGGCGACTTTGTTCCCGGGCCTGCGCCGCGGGGTGCTGATCGCCGAATCGATCTGGCCCAACGATGCCTATCCCGACGGGCGCGGCATCAACACCCTGACGGGCGCCGACGCGGCCGCCCCGTTCGGGGGTGCGGCCTTCCACGACAACCGGGTCGCCATCGCGGCCCTGCCGCACGAATGCGGCCTTTAA
- a CDS encoding porin: MKLVKSLLLGSAAGLTIVSGAQAADLPIKKAAPVEYVRVCSTHGAGFFYIPGTDTCLRVSGRARFQATYLQAYSRAGDLTGYQGLGRLNLDARTSTAYGTLRAFVRMDLSYGTGPFLASGTARLAGTGFPALGVDTFGRVTNGVNLDKAFIQFAGFTAGRAASFFDFYAHDLEFVASSLGSDISSTNLLAYTATFGQGFSATLSMEDPLLRKTPIYGSASGGSTFTGFQVFQPGAGNFTPVIGTNAFGQPIIADYDVIQRNRLPDFVGALRYDAAWGSAQISAAVHEINAGNASGTIRSIAGVSTVGAVAPRPTTEYGWAVQGGVKVNMPFVSPGDLLYLQGSYGEGAIRYTGYNSWLGGYTNFATLASGTTFGTSLVDAVVDPISGKMDLSKSWTVTAAYLHYWTPEWRSAVFGSYGEMSYGKTSRADLGIVNTLAGFSTGPLPSPFAAGFGFTNQLRDTNQIVAGASLIWSPVRDLDIGIEGNYARLALQSGRVIDQNKAPGFGGQNVVGVVNGQPVVAGGGVLPTTNATDTFQIRMRVQRDF, from the coding sequence ATGAAGCTCGTTAAGAGCCTTCTGCTCGGTTCGGCCGCTGGCCTGACCATCGTTTCCGGCGCTCAGGCCGCCGATCTGCCGATCAAGAAGGCTGCTCCGGTCGAGTACGTCCGCGTCTGCTCGACGCACGGCGCCGGCTTCTTCTACATCCCGGGCACCGATACCTGCCTGCGCGTCTCCGGCCGCGCCCGGTTCCAGGCCACCTACCTGCAGGCTTACAGCCGCGCCGGCGACCTGACCGGCTACCAGGGCCTCGGCCGCCTGAACCTCGACGCCCGCACGTCGACCGCCTACGGCACCCTGCGCGCCTTCGTGCGTATGGACCTGTCCTACGGCACCGGTCCGTTCCTCGCCTCCGGTACCGCGCGTCTGGCCGGCACCGGCTTCCCGGCCCTCGGCGTCGACACCTTCGGTCGCGTCACCAACGGCGTGAACCTGGACAAGGCGTTCATCCAGTTCGCCGGCTTCACCGCCGGTCGCGCGGCCTCGTTCTTCGACTTCTACGCCCACGACCTCGAGTTCGTCGCCTCGTCGCTCGGCTCCGACATCTCCTCGACCAACCTGCTCGCCTACACGGCGACCTTCGGTCAGGGCTTCTCGGCGACCCTGTCGATGGAAGACCCGCTGCTGCGCAAGACCCCGATCTACGGCAGCGCCAGCGGCGGCTCGACCTTCACGGGCTTCCAGGTGTTCCAGCCGGGCGCCGGCAACTTCACGCCGGTCATCGGCACCAACGCCTTCGGCCAACCGATCATCGCCGACTACGACGTCATCCAGCGCAACCGCCTGCCCGACTTCGTCGGCGCGCTGCGCTACGACGCCGCCTGGGGTTCGGCTCAGATCTCGGCCGCCGTGCATGAGATCAACGCCGGCAATGCGTCGGGCACCATTCGCAGCATCGCCGGCGTCTCGACCGTCGGCGCCGTCGCTCCCCGTCCGACCACCGAGTACGGCTGGGCGGTTCAGGGCGGCGTGAAGGTCAACATGCCGTTCGTCTCCCCGGGCGACCTGCTGTACCTGCAGGGCTCCTACGGCGAGGGCGCCATCCGCTACACCGGCTACAACTCCTGGCTCGGCGGCTACACCAACTTCGCGACGCTCGCCAGCGGCACGACGTTCGGCACCTCGCTCGTCGACGCGGTGGTCGACCCGATCAGCGGCAAGATGGACCTGTCCAAGTCCTGGACCGTCACCGCGGCCTACCTGCACTACTGGACCCCCGAGTGGCGTTCGGCCGTGTTCGGCAGCTACGGCGAGATGTCCTACGGCAAGACCAGCCGCGCCGATCTCGGCATCGTGAACACGCTCGCCGGCTTCTCCACCGGCCCGCTGCCGAGCCCGTTCGCGGCCGGCTTCGGCTTCACGAACCAGCTGCGCGACACCAACCAGATCGTTGCGGGCGCCAGCCTGATCTGGTCGCCGGTGCGTGACCTCGACATCGGTATCGAGGGCAACTACGCCCGCCTCGCCCTGCAGAGCGGCCGGGTCATCGACCAGAACAAGGCTCCGGGCTTCGGCGGCCAGAACGTCGTGGGTGTCGTGAACGGCCAGCCGGTCGTCGCCGGCGGCGGCGTCCTGCCGACCACCAACGCCACGGACACGTTCCAGATCCGCATGCGCGTCCAGCGCGACTTCTAA